A DNA window from Bubalus bubalis isolate 160015118507 breed Murrah chromosome 20, NDDB_SH_1, whole genome shotgun sequence contains the following coding sequences:
- the LOC102410741 gene encoding serpin A3-8, whose translation MRAERMFPLLALGLLVAGLCSRVHCLPENVTPEEQHKGTSVDDHSLASSNTDFAFSLYKQLALKNPNKNVIFSPLSISIALAFLSLGARGPTLTEILEGLKFNLTETPEREIHQGFQHLLQMLSRPSNELQLSVGNTMFVQEELKLLDKFREDALALYASEAFSTNFKDPEAAKSLINDYVKNKTQGKIVDLFNDLDPLTKVILVNYIYFKAQWRTPFDPKQTYKSPFHVSKNKTVEVPMMSIGDLVTPYFRDEELDCTLVELTYTSNDSALFILPDEGKMQDLEARLIPEMLTRWRESLYPRRIHELNLPRFSISSDYKLKDILSQLEIKKVFTQEADLSGITDDHKLEVSQVVHKAVLDVGEEGTEGAAATGIKVGITSINNHIPLSFDRPFLIAIVLKDTQSIIFLGKVTNPKEA comes from the exons ATGAGGGCAGAGAGAATGTTCCCCCTCCTGGCTCTGGGGCTCCTGGTGGCTGGACTGTGCTCCAGGGTCCACTGCCTCCCGGAGAATGTGACCCCAGAAGAACAGCACAAAGGGACATCTGTGGATGACCACTCATTAGCCTCCAGCAACACCGACTTTGCCTTCAGCCTCTACAAGCAGTTGGCTTTGAAGAACCCCAATAAGAATGTCATCTTCTCCCCTCTGAGCATCTCCATAGCCTTGGCCTTCTTGTCCCTGGGGGCTCGTGGCCCCACCCTGACAGAGATCCTGGAAGGTCTCAAGTTCAACCTCACAGAGACTCCCGAGAGAGAAATCCACCAGGGTTTCCAGCACCTCCTGCAGATGCTCAGTCGACCCAGCAATGAGCTGCAGCTGAGCGTGGGCAACACGATGTTCGTGCAGGAGGAGCTGAAGCTGCTGGACAAGTTCAGGGAAGATGCTCTGGCGCTGTACGCCTCCGAGGCCTTCTCGACCAACTTCAAGGATCCTGAAGCTGCCAAGAGTCTAATAAATGACTATGTGAAGAATAAAACTCAGGGGAAAATTGTGGACTTGTTCAATGACCTCGACCCACTCACAAAGGTGATACTGGTGAATTACATCTACTTTAAAG CCCAGTGGAGGACGCCCTTTGATCCCAAACAAACTTACAAGTCACCGTTCCATGTGAGCAAGAACAAGACGGTGGAGGTGCCCATGATGAGCATTGGGGACCTGGTGACCCCTTACTTCCGGGACGAGGAGCTGGACTGCACGCTGGTGGAGCTCACGTACACCAGCAACGACAGCGCCCTCTTCATCCTCCCCGACGAGGGCAAAATGCAGGACCTGGAAGCCAGGCTGATCCCAGAGATGCTGACGAGGTGGCGAGAATCACTGTACCCCAG ACGGATACATGAACTCAACCTACCAAGGTTTTCCATCTCCAGTGACTATAAACTGAAAGACATACTTTCCCAGCTGGAAATTAAGAAAGTCTTCACCCAGGAGGCGGACCTGTCAGGAATCACAGATGACCACAAGCTAGAGGTTTCCCAG GTGGTCCACAAGGCCGTGCTCGACGTGGGCGAGGAGGGCACGGAAGGAGCTGCTGCCACGGGAATCAAGGTGGGAATCACATCCATAAATAATCACATCCCCTTGAGCTTCGACAGGCCCTTCCTGATTGCCATAGTTCTCAAAGACACccagagcatcatctttttgggGAAAGTCACCAACCCCAAGGAAGCCTAG